In Rhipicephalus microplus isolate Deutch F79 chromosome 9, USDA_Rmic, whole genome shotgun sequence, one genomic interval encodes:
- the LOC119165546 gene encoding uncharacterized protein LOC119165546, whose protein sequence is MAMPEAQPYRVAVATVAGDVEYHRVLFAGESPPKRLVCALCRTVSATEPRYARASGGDFACRTCAGIYAQPTRRDRGDSAELEGLHDSYWNKLPQPQHPFDGDVRLLNDSQVLCANAWLGCDFRGKLSILGSHLAFSCTRDVVKCRTCGRRIVRRDLCQHACTSGCSTSATPDATEDRALVWSPQFVNWSRQSVVPDWEQVSAARTNLVVPATLNGTGPSVIVPAVGANHRNWPGRARPTLQEAPESSGHLPPGSLTQLAGTLLVRFPDCTPPLGDALKKTADSPVHSSRVKFFGSDQLVVDGFRLAMSAMIFYDFPQHTSGLCCNSPAALAKLVVFELLAKDDAKGNDGCRRRWPPWSSLALTLNGMCGDDSMSLRTRDSPGLSLWPERERWMRVVTTEAVDAQVVSERFLVFGVVGVAIEF, encoded by the exons ATGGCGATGCCTGAGGCGCAGCCGTACCGCGTCGCCGTCGCGACCGTCGCGGGCGACGTGGAATACCATCGCGTGCTGTTCGCCGGGGAGTCGCCGCCCAAGCGCCTGGTGTGCGCCCTCTGTCGAACCGTGTCGGCCACCGAGCCCCGGTACGCGAGGGCCAGCGGCGGAGACTTCGCGTGTCGCACGTGCGCCGGCATCTACGCCCAACCGACCCGGCGCGACCGCGGGGACTCGGCCGAACTCGAGGGGCTCCACGACAGTTATTGGAATAAGCTGCCGCAGCCCCAGCACCCTTTCGACGGTGACGTCAGGCTGCTCAACGATTCCCAG GTATTATGCGCAAACGCTTGGCTTGGCTGCGACTTTAGAGGGAAGCTCTCCATTCTGGGCAGCCACCTTGCGTTCTCGTGCACCCGAGACGTCGTCAAGTGTCGCACCTGCGGCCGGCGAATCGTTCGCAGGGACCTTTGTCAACACGCCTGCACTAGCGGTTGTTCCACTTCGGCCACACCGGACGCGACGGAAGACCGTGCGCTAGTCTGGTCACCGCAGTTCGTCAACTGGAGCCGGCAGTCGGTAGTCCCCGACTGGGAACAAGTGTCTGCGGCGCGGACGAATCTTGTAGTTCCGGCCACGTTGAATGGTACGGGTCCGTCCGTCATCGTCCCGGCAGTGGGCGCTAACCACAGAAACTGGCCCGGCCGAGCTCGCCCCACACTCCAAGAGGCCCCCGAGTCATCCGGCCATCTTCCACCAGGCAGCCTGACCCAGCTGGCCGGCACCCTGTTGGTGAGGTTCCCGGACTGTACGCCACCCTTGGGCGACGCCCTCAAGAAGACAGCTGACAGTCCGGTGCATAGCTCGCGGGTCAAGTTCTTCGGCAGTGACCAGTTGGTGGTAGACGGCTTCCGGCTCGCGATGTCCGCCATGATCTTTTACGACTTTCCTCAGCACACGAGCGGCCTGTGTTGCAACTCGCCCGCCGCTTTGGCTAAGCTGGTCGTCTTCGAGCTGCTGGCTAAGGACGACGCGAAAGGCAACGACGGCTGCCGCCGCAGGTGGCCTCCCTGGAGTAGCTTGGCCCTGACCCTAAACGGCATGTGCGGTGACGACAGCATGTCACTCCGAACCCGCGATTCTCCTGGCCTCTCGCTGTGGCCGGAGCGTGAAAGGTGGATGAGAGTGGTCACCACAGAAGCCGTCGACGCTCAAGTAGTCTCTGAGCGCTTCCTGGTTTTCGGCGTCGTTGGCGTCGCGATAGAATTCTAG